In Anguilla rostrata isolate EN2019 chromosome 1, ASM1855537v3, whole genome shotgun sequence, a genomic segment contains:
- the LOC135239340 gene encoding protein yippee-like 5 has protein sequence MGRIFLDHIGGTRLFSCANCDTILTNRSELISTRFTGATGRAFLFNKVVNLQYSEVQDRVMLTGRHMVRDVSCKNCNSKLGWIYEFATEDSQRYKEGRVILERALVRESEGFEEHVPSDNS, from the exons ATGGGGCGCATTTTCCTGGACCACATCGGGGGGACCCGGCTCTTCTCCTGCGCCAACTGCGACACCATCCTGACCAACCGGTCCGAGCTCATCTCCACACGGTTCACCGGAGCCACCGGCCGTGCCTTTCTCTTCAACAAG GTGGTGAACCTGCAGTACAGCGAGGTGCAGGACCGCGTGATGCTGACGGGCAGGCACATGGTGCGCGACGTCAGCTGTAAGAACTGCAACAGCAAGCTGGGCTGGATCTACGAGTTCGCCACCGAGGACAGCCAGCGCTACAAGGAGGGCCGCGTCATCCTGGAGAGGGCGCTggtgagggagagcgagggctTCGAGGAGCACGTCCCCTCCGACAActcctga
- the LOC135239634 gene encoding phospholipase B1, membrane-associated-like, with protein MDIAARVTLPALLVALLGPLLALSVSMSQAEDSVADILPNHSPARDSEEAERLLPLLCAQTSPSLSPPSSAHALRPSDIALVSAIGLPHPHRSESFKVLSRLFEILSMFNPTLTNLLPDQTSMQSSQYRSLPQQAEGLLHSLQDAGYTEGWKLLLLFVPVDELCLCAEQASTALTDTVRQVEETLSKLQSQLKHTLISAVVWAGPSDDVMDAQRAQMCTCEQSYSKAELRLKRIVLTQALQESLERHLQAKQWYSEREDFAVVLQASPVVVDMAKSRTPPSDQEGENLEHVALDLWRNLLQPMKLQSDVKDSDIMSRPCPSEDQPFLQTQRNSPSEPLAPQDRSVAPSPFLDPIMGTELPCEDLSPSNSPPTSVHALRPGDIKVVAAVGDSLTAGNGVGSTNNNILDVLREYRGLSWSIGGEANLSSVTTLPNILRQFNPSLAGFSEGIGDENSPQSFFNQAVPGAKSEDMPTQVRRLVDMMKNDSRIDFQNDWKVITMFIGGNDLCDYCTDTVYFSPDNILSRIREALDILHREVKDALCNLVELMYMVPLRKLHEDSTLKCPSWLVRALCRCVVAEGTFELQNLIDQNRAYQRRMQDLIESGRYDTHSNFTVVLQPFFREVVLPLLEDGRPDRSYFALDCFHLSQKSHTLMARALWNNMLEPVGNKTHTQDFTAGLSLKCPSKAQPFMRTYENSNYTYQGPAPTPPPVTNWGSDFSCTDLAPSNPAPTSVHRLRPADIKVVATLGDSISTGFGAKSKNILQLKTEYRGVSWSIGGDKTLKEVTTLPNILRKFNPSLHGFSLGVGTSKTGFNMAVSGSKADDIPDQARKLIEALKTSKDVDFANDWKLVTLFIGGNDLCQYCMDRVTLSPQNYSYHLRESLDLLYQVPRVLVNVVEILQITGLRRINSDTLGCSLVQKSVPVCERAASEDSLELSEMNRINRLYQAKSQRLVSGGRYDGREDFAVVTQPYFRNTVVPLNSDQKPDVSFFSVDCFHFSERGHAEMAIALWNNMLEPEERKQVYNNFTSDRNKIKCPTQDQPYIFTRVNSFPSISTTTAPPTITSDPSYVPAWAAALLAVVGLLIGWGVTWLLLSCRKRRKQRMKESVTEMKGPDF; from the exons ATGGACATTGCTGCACGAGTCACGCTTCCTGCACTCTTGGTGGCATTGCTGGGACCCCTCCTGGCACTTTCAG TCTCCATGTCCCAGGCAGAGGACTCTGTTGCTGACATCCTGCCCAATCACAGTCCAGCACGGGACTCAGAGGAG GCTGAGCGTTTGCTGCCGTTGCTCTGTGCCCAaacctctccttccctctcccccccttcctctg CTCATGCACTGCGGCCCTCAGACATTGCTCTGGTATCTGCCATTGGcctgccccacccacacag GAGTGAGTCATTTAAGGTGCTGAGTAGATTATTTG AGATTCTGTCAATGTTCAACCCTACTCTTACCAACCTGCTGCCTGACCAGACAAGCATGCAGTCCTCACAGTACAG GAGCTTGCCCCAGCAGGCTGAGGGTCTGCTGCACAGTCTGCAG GACGCAGGCTACACCGAAGGCTGgaagctgctgctgttgttcgTCCCTGTGGatgagctctgtctctgtgctgagcAG GCTAGCACTGCATTGACAGACACTGTACGGCAGGTTGAAGAGACGCTGAGTAAACTTCaaagccag TTGAAGCACACCTTGATCAGTGCtgtggtgtgggcggggccatcTGATGATGTCATGGATGCTCAACGTGCCCA AATGTGCACCTGTGAGCAGTCTTATAGCAAGGCAGAACTCAGGTTGAAAAGGATCGTTCTCACACAAGCCTTGCAG GAGTCTCTAGAGCGCCACCTACAGGCCAAGCAGTGgtacagtgagagagaagacTTCGCTGTTGTGCTGCAGGCCTCTCCCGTAGTTGTGGACATGGCG AAATCAAGGACACCCCCCTCTGATCAAGAAGGAGAAAATTTAGAGCATGTGGCTCTGGACCTGTGGAGAAATCTG CTGCAGCCAATGAAATTGCAGTCTGACGTTAAGGACAGTGACATAATGAGTAGACCTTGCCCCAGTGAG gACCAGCCcttcctgcagacacagaggaaCTCCCCCTCCGAACCCTTGGCCCCCCAGGACAGGAGCGTggccccctctcccttcctggACCCC ATCATGGGCACTGAGCTCCCTTGTGAAGACCTAAGTCCCTCCAACTCCCCTCCCACCTCAG TTCATGCTTTGCGGCCTGGAGATATCAAAGTGGTAGCTGCCGTAGGAGATTCCTTAACG GCAGGCAATGGTGTGGgcagcaccaacaacaacatACTGGACGTCCTTCGCGAGTACCGAGGACTGTCATGGAg TATCGGCGGGGAGGCGAACCTCAGCAGCGTCACCACCCTTCCCA ACATCCTGCGGCAGTTTAATCCCTCGCTGGCCGGGTTCTCTGAGGGAATAGGGGACGAGAACTCCCCCCAATCCTTCTTCAACCAGGCTGTTCCAGGGGCCAAAAGCGA agaCATGCCTACCCAAGTGCGCCGCCTTGTGGACATGATGAAGAATGATTCG CGCATCGACTTCCAGAACGACTGGAAGGTGATCACCATGTTCATCGGAGGAAATGACCTGTGCGACTACTGCACAGACACC GTTTATTTCTCCCCAGATAACATATTATCTCGCATTCGGGAAGCTCTGGATATCCTCCACAGAGAGGTAAAGGA TGCGCTCTGTAACCTTGTGGAGCTCATGTACATGGTTCCCCTCAGAAAGCTGCACGAGGACAGCACCCTGAAGTGCCCTTCCTGGCTTGTAAG AGCTCTGTGCCGTTGTGTGGTAGCAGAAGGGACCTTTGAACTTCAGAACCTGATTGACCAGAACAGAGCCTATCAG CGTAGGATGCAGGACCTCATCGAATCAGGACGATACGACACGCACTCTAACTTCACGGTGGTGCTGCAGCCCTTCTTCAGAGAAGTagtgctccccctgctggag GATGGTCGACCTGATCGCTCCTACTTCGCCCTGGACTGCTTCCACCTCAGCCAGAAGTCCCACACCCTAATGGCCCGTGCCCTGTGGAACAACATG ctggaGCCCGTGGGTAATAAAACTCACACTCAGGACTTCACCGCCGGCCTCTCGCTGAAATGTCCCTCCAAG GCCCAACCCTTCATGCGGACCTATGAGAACAGCAATTACACTTaccagggccccgcccccacccctccaccagTCACA AACTGGGGAAGTGACTTCTCCTGCACAGACTTGGCACCTTCCAATCCTGCACCAACCTCag TTCACAGACTACGGCCAGCGGATATCAAAGTGGTGGCTACCTTAGGGGATTCtatatct ACAGGTTTTGGAGCAAAATCAAAGAACATCTTGCAGCTGAAAACTGAATACAGAGGAGTGTCCTGGAG CATCGGTGGTGATAAGACCTTGAAGGAAGTTACAACATTGCCCA ACATCCTGAGGAAGTTTAACCCCTCGCTCCACGGCTTCTCTCTGGGTGTGGGGACCAGCAAGACAGGCTTTAATATGGCAGTGTCAGGATCTAAGGCCGA cgATATCCCCGATCAGGCAAGAAAGCTGATTGAAGCTTTGAAGACAAGCAAG GATGTGGATTTTGCAAACGACTGGAAGCTGGTGACACTGTTTATCGGGGGCAACGacctgtgtcagtactgcatgGATAGG GTCACGCTATCACCTCAGAACTACAGTTACCACCTGAGGGAGAGCCTGGACCTGCTATATCAG GTTCCACGGGTGCTGGTCAACGTGGTGGAGATCCTGCAGATCACTGGCCTGAGGAGGATCAACTCTGACACGCTGGGCTGCTCACTGGTGCAAAAGTCAGTCccagtgtgtga GCGGGCTGCTTCGGAGGACTCCCTGGAGCTGAGCGAGATGAACAGGATCAATCGGCTTTACCAGGCGA AATCACAGCGCCTGGTCTCCGGGGGGCGCTATGACGGGCGTGAGGACTTCGCCGTGGTAACCCAGCCGTACTTCCGAAACACGGTCGTCCCCCTGAATTCG GATCAAAAGCCAGATGTGAGTTTCTTCTCTGTGGACTGTTTCCACTTCAGCGAGAGAGGCCACGCAGAGATGGCCATCGCGCTCTGGAATAACATG CTGGAGCCTGAGGAGAGAAAGCAAGTCTACAATAACTTTACGTCTGACCGCAACAAGATCAAGTGTCCCACTCAG GACCAACCTTACATTTTCACCAGGGTGAACAGCTTTCCCAGCATATCCACCACGACCGCACCTCCGACCATAACAAGCGACCCTAGCTATGTGCCCGCGTGGGCAGCTGCACTGCTTGCGGTCGTagggctgctgattggctggggcgtCACCtggctcctcctctcctgtaggAAGCGGAGGAAACAGAGGATGAAGGAGAGCGTGACTGAGATGAAAGGACCTGACTTTTAA